GTTGTACCTGCTTTGCCGGGATCTAGTCTGGTGTTAGTCGCCATTTTGCTGTGGGGCTTAGTGGTAGGCTTTGGCAAAATTGGCGTGGCATTGGGGGTAGCCATCGCTGTCCTCGTTGTCAGTACAGCCGTAGATTTTCTAGCAACCTTTTGGGGAGCGAAAAAAGCCGGGGTTAGCCGGTGGGGGCAAATTGGCGCAATGGTAGGTTTAGTAGCGGTTTTATTCGGTCTTTTACCCCCTGCTCTAGTGGTAGGTGGTCCCATTATCGGTCTACTGATTGGGCCGTTTATTGGTGCGTTTATTGGCGAGTTTTTATATCGGCGCAACTTCAAACAAGCCCTAAAAGCCTCAGTAGCAGTCGTTGCTAGCTCTTTGATTGGTAATTTAATTCAGGGAGTATTGGCTCTAGGAGCAGTCATTGTCTTCCTTCTCACAACATGGTCAAGTGTTATGGGTTGAGATACGACCCAGACAAGCACAACTGTTCAAGCATCTTGCACAACAGGCTGATGACACGACCCATATTGAGCAGAACAAGCAGGGAAGCCTGATCACCACTTACGAGAATTAGTAGATGCTGGTTGATGTAGATTAATACATCTGCAAGAAGCTAGATAGTTCTGAAAGCTTCACCCATAAAACACACACTCTTTTAGATAGAACCGACATTCAGCAGGTACTAACCATCAAGGGATAATTTTGAGGTTGTCTCTCAACGCAAGTCCATGTATTCACCTCAAGAGATAGACGTTCAGGATATTGACCATCTCGGTATTATTGCCGGTATCGTCGATGAGATCGGCATTGTCGAAATAGTGGATCGATTATTAGGTACTCACGAGCAAGAGAATGTTAGTTGTGGTCAAGTTGTCAAAGCCCTGATTCTAAATGGTATGGGCTTTTTGAGTGCTCCATTGTACTTATTTAGTGAGTTTTTCGAAAGCAAAGCAACCGAGCACTTACTCGGTCAAGGTGTACTGCCAGAGCACCTCAACGATACCCGTATCGGTCGAGTCCTCGACAAGCTCTATGCCTATGGTGTGACCCAGATATTTATCCATGTGGCAATGGCAGTCGTTCAGAAATTCGATGTAGCTCTAAGGTGTGCGCATCTAGATGCGACAAGCCTTAGTGTTGAGGGGCAATACTTAGATAAACCACAGGTTGAGGCGTCAGACGAATCCCCCTCTGCACCTGAGTCCCCCTCCCCTGCACTGGCTGAATCAGAGGAGCCGATACCCGTGAAAATCACCTACGGCTACTCACGGGACAATCGTCGTGATCTCAAGCAGTTTGTATTGAACCTACTGGTGAGTGGGGACGGGGGTATTCCTTTATTTTTACAAGTGGGCAACGGTAATGATGCGGACAAAAGTACGTTTGTGCCTATCATCCATGAATTTAAGCAACAGTGGAGTCAGCAACAGCCAGAGGTGATTGTTGCTGATAGTGCCCTCTACAGTGCCGACAATCTGCAAGCATTAGGAAGTACATCTTGGATTAGCCGAGTTCCAGCAAGTTCAACGGCAGCCCAAGACTTATTACAAGGGCTGCCGGGTTCACAGTTTCACCCCAGTGCTCTCAACGGCTATAGCTTTGTCGAAGTATGTAGTACCTATGGAGAGATTCAACAACGGTGGCTGGTGGTTGAAAGTAAAGCTCGCAGAGACTCTGGACTCAAACAAGTGCAAAAGCGGATTGATCAGGCGTTTAGCCAAAAAACTACTGCACTTAAAACCCTCTGCAAACAGACCTTCTTGTGCCCTGCAGATGCTTTAGCTGCAGCCCAAGATTTTGGCAAAATCCTCAGGTATCACACCCTTGACGATCTCAAAATCCACAAAAAACCTCATTATTCAAAGGCTGGACGACCGACAAAAGCAACGGTTGTGACTCACTACACCTATTCTATTGAGGCTACCTTAACCCTCAATGAGCCAGTCATCGAACGCTATCGGCGGCAAGCAGGTCGTTTCATCTTAGCCACCAATCTCTTGGAACAAGAGCAATGGAGCAATGATGATATTCTGCGCGAGTATAAGAACCAGCAGGCGTGTGAAGGAGGCTTTCGCTTTATCAAAGATCCACTCTTCTTTGCCTCTAGTGTTTTCCTGAAGACACCTCGGCGTATCGCTGCCTTAGCCATGATCATGGCCTTGTGTTTGATGGTCTACAGCTTAGGACAACGACAGTTAAGAAATGCACTAGAACAAGTACAAACAACTCTCCCTAATCAGAAGGGGAAACAAACTATGAAACCTACGTTACGTTGGATTCTCCAATGCTTTCAGGCCGTCCATTTAGTTTGGCTTGATGGTGCCAAGCATCTCATCAAGCTCAACAGCAGGCAGCAACTTATCTTGCCGTTCCTTGGGAAGGGCTGTAAAAAATATTATCTGCTCTGCTAGCTAGCCTGCTGAATGTAGGATAGAAGAATTCCAAGTTCTACGGAGACCTTAAAATTCTTCTACTATTTTCAGATCATGAATCTGAGCTAATCACGATTATTCGTCACTTCTAACTCTCAAGCTTGTCGAGGATTCTCAATCACCATAAATACATTTGCATTGAGTAAGTCTGCACCGACCCCTGTAAAGAAGGCCAGCTGATCGCCCGTACTTGCAACGCTTACCAAGGAACTGTGCCCTACAGATGTAATCTTGAGGTCATCAAATGAGAGCTGTTCGGCCATCAAGCTCACCTTGTCAACTGCCCCATCAAAATCGGCAATGACATCTCTCCCTTTCCCAGGTTCAAGGACAAAAGTATCTGACCCAGCTCCACCAACCAGCAGATCTTTACCGTTTCCACCTCGTAATAAATCATGACCATCGCCACCAAGGAGATAGTCACGACCATGGCCTCCTAGCAACTCATCATCACCTGATCCTCCCTTGAGAGTATCCTCGCCCCCATTGCCCTGAATATGATCATCACCACCACGCCCAAGCAGAAGATCGTCACCTCGAAGCCCTCTTATGGTGTCATCTCCATCCATACCGACAAGCCTGTCATGGCCATGAGTCCCATGCAGAACTTTGCCAGAGCTAGTATTTTCTTCGCCATCCCCAGAGTTATTCTCATTACTCTCATCTGCGTCATCATCCGAATCATTGTCTTCATTCAAGAAGTCATCATTCAAAATAGTTGTGGTAGCAGAATCAGTACTGATGGTTGCGGTGCCAGGAGCAGTGGCATTCGCAAGGGACACCACAATAGTTTCATCAGGTTCTACATGCGTGTCGCCTAATACATCAAGGGTGATAGTTTTGCTAGTTTCATCGACACCAAAATTGATCGTGCCAGTTAAACCAGCAGCGCCACTCGTGCCCCCAATATTATTGAAATCTTCGGAATTGGTCGCTGTGCCACCAAAAGTAAAGTCAACACTGCTAGCGTTTTGAGTAGAGCCAGTGCGGGTGACCGTGAAGGTGACTTGCTGGGCACCATTATCTCCTTCAGTAAGACTGACTGCACTTGTTGCGATGGAATAGTCAATATCAGCAAGTGGGGGCGGCGGAGCATCATCGTTCAAGATAGTTGTAATAGCAGAGTCAGTACTAATGGTTGCTGTGCCAGAAGCAGTCCCATTGGCAAGGGACACAATGATGGTTTCATCGGACTCAATAGTAGTGTCGCCCAAGACATCTAAGGTGATCGTTTTGCTGGTTTCATCTGCACCAAAATTAATAGTCCCAGTTAGTCCTGAAGCACCACTGCTTCCACCAATGTTGTTGAAATCTTCAGCGTTAGTTGCTGTGCCACCCAGTGTAAAGTCGATGCTGCTGGCATCTTGAGTCGCACCTGTTCGGGTCACTGTGAAGGTAACTTGTTGTGCCCCACTATCTCCTTCTGTGACCGTGACTGCACTCGTCGCTATAGCGTAATCAATATCAGCGGGTGGAGGGGGTGCAGTGTCATCATTCAAGATGGTTGTGGTAGCAGAGTCAGTACTGATGGTTGCGGTACCAAGGGCAGTCCCATTGGTAAGGGACACAATGATAGTTTCATCTGGCTCAATAGTAGTGTCGCCCAAAACATCTAGGGTGATCGTTTTACTAGTTTCATCAGCTCCAAAATTGATCGTTCCAGTTAATCCAGAAGCACCACTGCTTCCACCAATATTATTGAAATCTTCGGAATTGATCGCTGTGCCACCAAAACTGAAATCAATGCTGCTGGCATCTTGCGTGGCACCTGTTCGAGTCACTGTGAAGGCAACTTGTTGTGCTCCACTATCTCTTTCTGTGACCGTGACTGCACTCGTTGCTATAGCGTAATCAATATCAGCAGGCGGGGGAGGTGGTGCATCGTCATTCAAGATGGTTGTGGTAGCAGAGTCAGTACTGATGGTTGCAGTACCAGGAGCAGTGGCGTTTGAAAGGGACACCACAACAGTCTCATCGGGCTCAATATCCGTATCACCTAGAACATCAAGAGTGATGGTTTTGCTGGTTTCATCTGCACCAAAATTAATCGTTCCAGTTAATCCAGAAGCACCACTGCTTCCACCAATATTATTGAAATCTTCGGAATTTATTGCTGTGCCACCAAGTGTAAAGTCGATACTGCTAGCATCTTGAGTCGCACCTGTTCGGGTCACTGTAAAGGTAACTTGCTGTGCCCCACTATCTCCTTCTGTGACTGTGACTGCACTTGTCGCTATGGCGTAATCAATATCAGTCGGTGGAGGGGGTGCAACGTCATCGTTCAAGATAGTTGTGGTGGCAGTATCAGTACTAATGGTTGCGATGCCAGAAGCAGTTGCGTTTAAAAGGGACACCACAACAGTCTCATCAGACTCAATATCCGTATCACCCAAAACATCTAAGGTGATCGTTTGACTAGTTTCATCTGCACCAAAATTGATAGTCCCAGTTAAACCAGAAGCACCACTAGTTCCACTAATATTGTTGAAATCTTCAGTGTTAGTTGCTGTGCCACCAAGTGTAAAGTCGATGCTGCTGGCATCTTGAGTGGCACCTGTTCGGGTGACAGTAAACGTGACTTGTTGAGAGCCACTATCCCCTTCCGTGACAGTAACTGCACTTGTCGCTATGGCGTAATCAATATCAGCTGGTGGAGGGGGCGCAGTATCATCATTCAAGATAGTTGTGATGGCAGAGTCAGCGCTGATGGTTGCGGTGCCAGGAGCAGTGGCATTGGCAAGTGAAACCACAACAGTCTCATCTGGCTCAATATCCGTATCACCCAAAACATCTAGGGTGATAGTTTGACTAGTTTCATCTGCACCAAAATTGATAGTCCCAGTTAAACCAGAAGCACCACTGCTTCCACCAATGTTGTTGAAATCTTCAGTGTTAGTTGCTGTGCCACCAAGTGTAAAGTCGATACTGCTGGCATCTTGAGTCGCACCTGTCCGAGTCACTGTGAAGGTAACTTGTTGTGCTCCACTATCTCCTTCTGTGACAGTAGCTGCACTCGTTGCTATAGCGTAATCAATATCAGCAGGGGGAGGTGGTGCAACGTCATCGTTCAAGATGGTTGTGGTGGCAGTATCAGTACTAATGGTTGCTGTGCCAGAAGCAGTCCCATTCGCAAGGGACACAATGATGGTTTCATCGGACTCAATATCCGTATCACCTAGAACATCTAGGGTGATAGTTTTGCTGGTTTCATCCGCACCAAAATTGATAGTTCCAGTTAAACCAGAAGCACCACTAGTTCCACTAATATTGTTGAAATCTTCAGTGTTAGTTGCGGTGCCACCAATCGTAAAGTCAATGCTGCTGGCATCTTGAGTCGCACCTGTCCGAGTCACTGTGAAGGTAACTTGCTGTGCTCCACTATCTCCTTCTGTGACCGTAACTGCACTCGTCTCGATGGCGTAATCAATATCAGCTGGTGGAGGGGGAGCAACATCATCGTTCAAGATGGTTGTGGTAGCAGTAGCAGTACTGATGGTTGCTGTACTAGGAGCAGTAGCATTAGCAAGTGACACAACAATAGTTTCGTCAGGCTCAACAGTAGTGTCACCTAGAACATCAAGGGTAATCGTTTTACTGGTTTCACCCACACCAAAATTAATCGTGCCAGTTAAGCCTGAAGCACCACTGGTGCCACCAATATTGTTGAAATCTTCCGTATTGGTTGCTGTGCCGCCAATCGTAAAGTCGATACTACTAGCAGCTTGAGCAGCAGCTACCTGAGCGAATGCACTGCTAGTAGATTGAATAGCACCTGTTCCTGTTTGAGTGACTGTAGCGTTAGCAACCTGAGTGATCTCTGTTCGAGTGATGGTGAAGGTGACTTGTTGGGCACCACTATCTCCCTCAGTGAGCGTTACGGCACTCGTCGCTATAGCGTAATCAATATCAGCAGTTGGAGGGGGCGCAATGTCATCATCAGTAATAATCAAGGTGCTACTGGTATTGGAAAATCCGATGGCCGATGCACTAATCATGACGAGTTGATTCCCATCAACTACAACATCATCCACTCCATTGATAGCGAATTGGACTGAATTTTGGCCATCGAGAATAGTGACTTGAGCTGGTACTGATGCTTCAGTAACATCATTGCTAGCTAGATCAACCGTTAAATCACCAATCGTTGAATTCCGAGTCAATGTTGCGGTAGCTATACCACCATTTTCTGAAATGCTATTGGGGCTAATACTTAAACTCAGAGAAGGCGAAGAGGCCCCACCAAAATTCAAGATATAGTTCCCAGTTGTATCACCCACACCATCAACAAGCAGCGTGTAGGTTCCGGCATTCTGAATCTGAAAGTTCTCTATTGAAACGTCTCTAGCGTTCAGTGGTGAGCTTTGCTCGTCTAAAACAGTCGTACCATTCGCATCCAACAATCGAATTCGGACTCGGCCTCCCGTTAAATTATCGACAAAGGCTTCTATCAGGTCGCCAGATTGAGCGGTAAAGGTATAAGCTTCTCCATCACCGGCAAAGTCGAGAGATGATGCGACGACTTGGTTGTCCGCTATAGTTTGAGCGTTCTCTGTAAAGTTGGTCAGACCTACGGTGTAGTTACCGGTGGCATCTCCCACCCCATCGACTAACAGGGTGTACTGACCTGTTGATGCAATGGCAAATGGGAGTGATGTTAATTCTCCAACACCAACGTCTCTAGCGTTCAGTGGTGAGCTTTGCTCGTCTAAAACAGTCACGCCATTCGCATCCAACAATCGAATTCGGACTCGGCCTCCTGTCAAATTATCAACAAAGGCTTCAATTAAGTCACCGGATTGAGCGGTAAAGGTATAAGCTTCGCCATCACCGGCGAAGTCGAGAGATGATGTGACAACTTGGTTGTCCGCTATGATCTGGGAGTTCTCTGTAAAGTTGGTCAGACCTACGGTGTAGTTACCGGTGGCATCTCCCACCCCATCGACTAACAGGGTGTACTGACCTGTTGATGCAATGGCAAATGGGAGTGATGTTAATTCTCCAACACCAACGTCTCTAGCGTTCAGTGGTGAGCTTTGCTCGTCTAAAACAGTCACGCCATTCGCATCTAACAATCGGATGCGAACTCGGCCTCCTGTCAAATTATCGACAAAGGCTTCTATCAGGTCGCCTGCCTGAGCGGTAAAGGTATAAGCTTCGCCATCACCGGCAAAGTCAAGAGATGATGTGACAACTTGGTTGTCCGCTATGATCTGGGAGTTCTCTGTAAAGTTGGTCAGACCTACGGTGTAGTTACCGGTGGCATCTCCCACCCCATCGACTAACAGGGTGTACTGACCTGTCGATGCAATGGCAAATGGGAGTGATGTTAATTCTCCAACACCAACGTCTCTAGCGTTCAGTGGTGAGCTTTGCTCGTCTAAAACAGTCACGCCATTGGCATCTAACAATCGGATGCGAACTCGGCCTCCTGTCAAATTATCGACAAAGGCTTCTATCAGGTCGCCTGTCTGAGCTGTGAAGGTATAGGCTTCTCCATCACCAGCAAAGTCGAGAGATGATGTGACAACTTGGTTGTCCGCTATAGTTTGAGCGTTCTCTGTAAAGTTGGTCAGACCTACGGTGTAGTTACCGGTGGCATCTCCCACCCCATCGACTAACAGGGTGTACTGACCTGTTGATGCAATGGCAAATGGGAGTGATGTTAATTCTCCAACACCAACGTCTCTAGCGTTCAGTGGTGAGCTTTGCTCGTCTAAAACAGTCACGCCATTCGCATCCAACAATCGAATTCGGACTCGGCCTCCTGTCAAATTATCAACAAAGGCTTCAATTAAGTCACCGGATTGAGCGGTAAAGGTATAAGCTTCGCCATCACCGGCAAAGTCGAGAGATGATGCGACGACTTGGTTGTCCGCTATAGTTTGAGCGTTCTCTGTAAAGTTGGTCAGACCTACGGTGTAGTTACCGGTGGTGTTTCCTACGCCAGCCACCACAAGCGTATACTGACCTGTTGCTGCAATGGCAAATGGTAGCGAGGTCAATCCAATACCAGCATCTCGAGCGTTCAAGGGTGAGCTTTGCTCTTCTAGAACAGTCACACCATCTGAATCTAGTAGCTGAATTTGGACTCGGCCTCCCGTCAAATTATCGACAAAGGCTTTAATCAAGTCTCCTGCTTGGGCGGTGAAGGTATAACTTTGAGTGTCTCCTATCGAGGCAATACTTGCAGCAAGGCTTTGGTCATCATTTATAGGAGGCATTTTTCTACCTAAGATAAGTTTTTATTTTTTTGCAAAACCTCAGATGCAAATGAACTTAGCTTCATCTACATCCAGTATTCAAAATTCACATGCCATCAGATTCCCAAGGTCTAAAATCAGCATATGATTATCGCTACTCAATGACTTCCTGAGATAATCAACAGAGCATCAAAGCTAAGGTGGGAAGATTCCTAAATAGTTATAAATTGAGACATTCATGGATAAAAAGCCAAGTCCTGATAGCTGGGCACAAAAACCACCTAAGCTAGACTAGCAATTGGTTACACTTATCAATTTCAGCACTAAGAACAACATCTTAGGCTTATCTATTGACACAGATAGCTAAGCTAGAGACGTGCGAGATCTATTGATAACAATAGCTTCTACGAAATACTTTCCTTAAAAAATTAAATATAGAAAATTTCAAAAATAGATTTTTGCATAATACTATCCAAAAAAGAATTTAATGACAACTTCATTCCAATAAGAAATTTACAATTTAATCCAATCAAACACCCAAAACTTTAACGAAACTTTTTTATATTAACCAATAAAAAATAGAGGAAATAATAAAGAGATCTAAAGCCAGCAAAAGACTTATAAATATCTAATTTTGTCTAAATCATTGAAGGCATTCACGTTATATATGCAGAGAAACAAAGGCTTCAGATTGCTTTAAAGGAATTTGCTACTTATCAAAATCTACTGATAACCCTGTTGATTAGATAGGAAAGAGCTGTCTTGAAGTTTGCGATCGCAACTCATCCACCCGACAAACATCACGCAGAATGGCCAATGCTAACTGGCCAAGAATGGCAATCGCTAATCCAACAGTTCACCGGAGACGATGCAGCCATTTCCCACTCCTTACAGTGGATATATCAGCAAGAGGGGGCAGAGGTATAGTTGATTCTGAAGCTAATGGAGTTTATGGGGAGCGCTATGACAGCCACCAAAAGCTTGAATAATACTGGCACGCCAGAGTGAACAGAATTGCCATCACCCAAATTGGCATATTTGTCTATTACTGCCAGAAGAATATTAGATCTGTAATCGTACATGGATAAAGACAGGTCACTTAAATCCACTTTCCTGACTTAAACTCATGCGAGAGCCTATCGCTTCAAAGCCCTGCGCTTGATAGAATTTCAATGCTGATGAATCGGAACTATACATGTCAAACCAAATCCATTTCAGGTTGTCTATCTCTTGAGCAAACCGTTTCATTGTTGAAATCAGCTGACTTCCCACTCCTGTTCTACGAAATTCCTGCACTACATAGATTTGGTGCAAGTAGAGAATTTTTCTGGCATGAGAAAAGATAGTTTCTTCTCGTTCGCAAACCTCAAAATGGATATATCCAACCCGTTGGTCATCAACCACTGCAACATAGATGAATTCTTGCTCTACACCTATTTTTTCTTCTAAATAGTCCCTAGCGTTTTCCAACAGTAGGAGACGATGGATATCTGGGTGTGATTGCACTGCCATTTGGCTGAGACGAGTCATCAAATGGGCTACAGCACTAATATCAGCCTTCTCTATGCTTCGGATAATGGGGCCACATACCTCTGTACTTTCCATGGTCCACTCACCTA
The Acaryochloris marina S15 genome window above contains:
- a CDS encoding DUF456 domain-containing protein, whose translation is MSVDFLSALQDQQIILYWILIAVMIVGVIGSVVPALPGSSLVLVAILLWGLVVGFGKIGVALGVAIAVLVVSTAVDFLATFWGAKKAGVSRWGQIGAMVGLVAVLFGLLPPALVVGGPIIGLLIGPFIGAFIGEFLYRRNFKQALKASVAVVASSLIGNLIQGVLALGAVIVFLLTTWSSVMG
- a CDS encoding Calx-beta domain-containing protein, with amino-acid sequence MPPINDDQSLAASIASIGDTQSYTFTAQAGDLIKAFVDNLTGGRVQIQLLDSDGVTVLEEQSSPLNARDAGIGLTSLPFAIAATGQYTLVVAGVGNTTGNYTVGLTNFTENAQTIADNQVVASSLDFAGDGEAYTFTAQSGDLIEAFVDNLTGGRVRIRLLDANGVTVLDEQSSPLNARDVGVGELTSLPFAIASTGQYTLLVDGVGDATGNYTVGLTNFTENAQTIADNQVVTSSLDFAGDGEAYTFTAQTGDLIEAFVDNLTGGRVRIRLLDANGVTVLDEQSSPLNARDVGVGELTSLPFAIASTGQYTLLVDGVGDATGNYTVGLTNFTENSQIIADNQVVTSSLDFAGDGEAYTFTAQAGDLIEAFVDNLTGGRVRIRLLDANGVTVLDEQSSPLNARDVGVGELTSLPFAIASTGQYTLLVDGVGDATGNYTVGLTNFTENSQIIADNQVVTSSLDFAGDGEAYTFTAQSGDLIEAFVDNLTGGRVRIRLLDANGVTVLDEQSSPLNARDVGVGELTSLPFAIASTGQYTLLVDGVGDATGNYTVGLTNFTENAQTIADNQVVASSLDFAGDGEAYTFTAQSGDLIEAFVDNLTGGRVRIRLLDANGTTVLDEQSSPLNARDVSIENFQIQNAGTYTLLVDGVGDTTGNYILNFGGASSPSLSLSISPNSISENGGIATATLTRNSTIGDLTVDLASNDVTEASVPAQVTILDGQNSVQFAINGVDDVVVDGNQLVMISASAIGFSNTSSTLIITDDDIAPPPTADIDYAIATSAVTLTEGDSGAQQVTFTITRTEITQVANATVTQTGTGAIQSTSSAFAQVAAAQAASSIDFTIGGTATNTEDFNNIGGTSGASGLTGTINFGVGETSKTITLDVLGDTTVEPDETIVVSLANATAPSTATISTATATTTILNDDVAPPPPADIDYAIETSAVTVTEGDSGAQQVTFTVTRTGATQDASSIDFTIGGTATNTEDFNNISGTSGASGLTGTINFGADETSKTITLDVLGDTDIESDETIIVSLANGTASGTATISTDTATTTILNDDVAPPPPADIDYAIATSAATVTEGDSGAQQVTFTVTRTGATQDASSIDFTLGGTATNTEDFNNIGGSSGASGLTGTINFGADETSQTITLDVLGDTDIEPDETVVVSLANATAPGTATISADSAITTILNDDTAPPPPADIDYAIATSAVTVTEGDSGSQQVTFTVTRTGATQDASSIDFTLGGTATNTEDFNNISGTSGASGLTGTINFGADETSQTITLDVLGDTDIESDETVVVSLLNATASGIATISTDTATTTILNDDVAPPPPTDIDYAIATSAVTVTEGDSGAQQVTFTVTRTGATQDASSIDFTLGGTAINSEDFNNIGGSSGASGLTGTINFGADETSKTITLDVLGDTDIEPDETVVVSLSNATAPGTATISTDSATTTILNDDAPPPPPADIDYAIATSAVTVTERDSGAQQVAFTVTRTGATQDASSIDFSFGGTAINSEDFNNIGGSSGASGLTGTINFGADETSKTITLDVLGDTTIEPDETIIVSLTNGTALGTATISTDSATTTILNDDTAPPPPADIDYAIATSAVTVTEGDSGAQQVTFTVTRTGATQDASSIDFTLGGTATNAEDFNNIGGSSGASGLTGTINFGADETSKTITLDVLGDTTIESDETIIVSLANGTASGTATISTDSAITTILNDDAPPPPLADIDYSIATSAVSLTEGDNGAQQVTFTVTRTGSTQNASSVDFTFGGTATNSEDFNNIGGTSGAAGLTGTINFGVDETSKTITLDVLGDTHVEPDETIVVSLANATAPGTATISTDSATTTILNDDFLNEDNDSDDDADESNENNSGDGEENTSSGKVLHGTHGHDRLVGMDGDDTIRGLRGDDLLLGRGGDDHIQGNGGEDTLKGGSGDDELLGGHGRDYLLGGDGHDLLRGGNGKDLLVGGAGSDTFVLEPGKGRDVIADFDGAVDKVSLMAEQLSFDDLKITSVGHSSLVSVASTGDQLAFFTGVGADLLNANVFMVIENPRQA
- a CDS encoding IS1634 family transposase; this translates as MYSPQEIDVQDIDHLGIIAGIVDEIGIVEIVDRLLGTHEQENVSCGQVVKALILNGMGFLSAPLYLFSEFFESKATEHLLGQGVLPEHLNDTRIGRVLDKLYAYGVTQIFIHVAMAVVQKFDVALRCAHLDATSLSVEGQYLDKPQVEASDESPSAPESPSPALAESEEPIPVKITYGYSRDNRRDLKQFVLNLLVSGDGGIPLFLQVGNGNDADKSTFVPIIHEFKQQWSQQQPEVIVADSALYSADNLQALGSTSWISRVPASSTAAQDLLQGLPGSQFHPSALNGYSFVEVCSTYGEIQQRWLVVESKARRDSGLKQVQKRIDQAFSQKTTALKTLCKQTFLCPADALAAAQDFGKILRYHTLDDLKIHKKPHYSKAGRPTKATVVTHYTYSIEATLTLNEPVIERYRRQAGRFILATNLLEQEQWSNDDILREYKNQQACEGGFRFIKDPLFFASSVFLKTPRRIAALAMIMALCLMVYSLGQRQLRNALEQVQTTLPNQKGKQTMKPTLRWILQCFQAVHLVWLDGAKHLIKLNSRQQLILPFLGKGCKKYYLLC
- a CDS encoding GNAT family N-acetyltransferase; this translates as MESTEVCGPIIRSIEKADISAVAHLMTRLSQMAVQSHPDIHRLLLLENARDYLEEKIGVEQEFIYVAVVDDQRVGYIHFEVCEREETIFSHARKILYLHQIYVVQEFRRTGVGSQLISTMKRFAQEIDNLKWIWFDMYSSDSSALKFYQAQGFEAIGSRMSLSQESGFK